In one Mycobacterium sp. NBC_00419 genomic region, the following are encoded:
- the uvrB gene encoding excinuclease ABC subunit UvrB, with protein sequence MAFATEHPVLAHSEYRAVEDVVRAGARFEVVSEYQPAGDQPAAIEELERRIRAGERDVVLLGATGTGKSATTAWLIERLQRPTLVMAPNKTLAAQLANELREMLPHNAVEYFVSYYDYYQPEAYIAQTDTYIEKDSSINDDVERLRHSATSSLLSRRDVVVVASVSCIYGLGTPQSYLDRSVELEVGSEVPRDALLRLLVDVQYSRNDMSFTRGSFRVRGDTVEIIPSYEELAVRIEYFGDEIEALYYMHPLTGDVVRKVDSLRVFPATHYVAGPERMAQAISSIEKELEDRLAELEGQGKLLEAQRLRMRTNYDIEMMRQVGFCSGIENYSRHIDGRGPGTAPATLLDYFPDDFLMVIDESHVTVPQIGGMYEGDMSRKRNLVEFGFRLPSAVDNRPLTWEEFADRIGQTVYLSATPGPYELSQTSGEFVEQVIRPTGLVDPKVVVKPTKGQIDDLIAEIRARTERDERVLVTTLTKKMAEDLTDYLLELGIRVRYLHSEVDTLRRVELLRQLRLGEYDVLVGINLLREGLDLPEVSLVSILDADKEGFLRSTRSLIQTIGRAARNVSGEVHMYADKITDSMRQAIDETERRRAKQVEYNVAHGVDPQPLRKKIADILDQVYSEADDTDATVGVGGSGRNASRGRRAQGEPGRAVSAGIIEGRDTSSMPRAELADLIKDLTAQMMAAARDLQFELAGRIRDEIADLKKELRGMDAAGLK encoded by the coding sequence ATGGCCTTCGCTACCGAACATCCGGTCCTCGCGCATTCGGAGTATCGCGCGGTCGAGGACGTCGTGCGCGCCGGCGCCCGGTTCGAGGTGGTCAGCGAGTACCAGCCGGCCGGCGACCAGCCGGCGGCCATCGAGGAACTGGAACGCCGGATCAGGGCGGGGGAGCGCGATGTCGTACTCCTCGGCGCCACCGGCACCGGCAAGTCCGCGACGACCGCCTGGCTCATCGAACGGCTGCAGCGGCCCACCCTGGTGATGGCGCCGAACAAGACGCTGGCCGCCCAGCTCGCCAACGAGCTACGGGAAATGTTGCCGCACAACGCCGTTGAGTACTTCGTCAGCTACTACGACTACTACCAGCCCGAGGCGTACATCGCTCAAACCGACACCTACATCGAGAAGGACAGCTCGATCAACGACGACGTGGAGCGCCTGCGCCACTCGGCCACCTCCAGCTTGCTGTCCCGGCGGGACGTCGTTGTCGTCGCCTCGGTGTCGTGCATCTACGGCCTGGGTACCCCGCAGTCCTACCTGGACCGTTCGGTCGAACTCGAGGTCGGCTCGGAGGTGCCCAGGGATGCGCTGCTGCGGCTGCTGGTCGACGTCCAGTACAGCCGCAACGACATGTCCTTCACCCGTGGTTCGTTCCGGGTGCGTGGCGACACCGTCGAGATCATCCCGTCCTACGAAGAACTGGCTGTCCGCATCGAGTACTTCGGCGACGAGATCGAGGCGCTCTACTACATGCACCCGCTGACCGGGGACGTCGTCCGCAAGGTCGACTCGCTGCGGGTGTTCCCGGCCACGCACTACGTGGCGGGTCCGGAGCGAATGGCTCAGGCGATCTCGTCGATCGAGAAGGAGCTGGAGGACCGGCTGGCCGAGCTCGAGGGCCAGGGCAAGCTGCTGGAAGCCCAGCGGCTGCGGATGCGGACCAATTACGACATCGAGATGATGCGCCAGGTCGGGTTCTGCTCCGGTATCGAGAACTACTCCCGACACATCGACGGTCGAGGCCCTGGAACGGCGCCCGCCACGCTGCTGGACTATTTCCCCGACGACTTCCTGATGGTGATCGACGAATCGCACGTGACGGTCCCGCAGATCGGCGGCATGTACGAGGGCGACATGTCCCGCAAGCGCAACCTGGTCGAGTTCGGCTTCCGGCTGCCCTCTGCCGTCGACAACCGGCCGCTGACCTGGGAGGAGTTCGCCGACCGGATCGGCCAGACGGTGTATCTGTCGGCCACGCCCGGCCCCTACGAGCTGAGCCAGACCAGCGGCGAGTTCGTCGAACAGGTGATCCGCCCGACCGGCCTGGTCGACCCGAAGGTCGTGGTGAAGCCCACGAAGGGCCAGATCGACGACCTCATTGCCGAGATCCGGGCCCGCACCGAACGCGACGAACGCGTGCTGGTCACCACGCTGACCAAGAAGATGGCCGAAGACCTCACGGACTATCTGCTCGAACTCGGCATCCGGGTGCGCTATCTGCATTCAGAGGTCGACACGCTGCGGCGCGTCGAACTGCTGCGCCAGCTGCGGCTGGGCGAGTACGACGTGCTGGTCGGTATCAACCTGCTCCGTGAAGGCCTCGACCTGCCCGAGGTGTCTTTGGTGTCGATCCTCGACGCCGACAAGGAAGGGTTCCTGCGCTCCACGCGCAGCCTGATCCAGACCATCGGCCGCGCGGCCCGCAACGTGTCCGGCGAGGTACATATGTACGCCGACAAGATCACCGACTCGATGCGGCAGGCCATCGACGAGACCGAGCGCCGCCGCGCCAAGCAGGTCGAATACAACGTTGCCCACGGTGTCGACCCGCAGCCGTTGCGCAAGAAGATCGCCGACATCCTTGACCAGGTCTACAGCGAAGCCGACGACACCGACGCCACCGTCGGGGTCGGCGGCTCCGGGCGCAACGCCTCACGCGGTCGGCGCGCTCAGGGCGAGCCGGGCCGGGCGGTCAGCGCCGGCATCATCGAAGGCCGCGACACCTCAAGCATGCCGCGCGCCGAACTCGCCGATCTGATCAAGGACCTGACCGCGCAGATGATGGCGGCGGCTCGCGACCTGCAGTTCGAGCTTGCGGGCCGGATTCGTGACGAGATCGCTGACCTGAAAAAGGAACTGCGCGGCATGGATGCGGCCGGCCTGAAGTAG
- a CDS encoding DUF402 domain-containing protein — protein MAARTNTDNKGFVREVDEYVVRPWGLYMARPTPGRVQFHYLQSWLLPTLGLRANVFHFNPGHEREQDYYLDVADVIAGDTVWHTEDHYLDLVVHAGDRTELVDVDELLEAHRQGLLSAETAEAAIRRAVGAVEGLARHDHDLTAWLASQGLDIFWPTPNR, from the coding sequence CTGGCCGCGCGGACGAACACCGACAACAAGGGATTCGTGCGCGAGGTCGACGAGTACGTCGTCCGCCCGTGGGGGTTGTACATGGCCCGCCCGACACCGGGCCGCGTCCAGTTCCACTACCTGCAATCCTGGCTGCTGCCCACGCTGGGACTGCGGGCCAACGTCTTCCACTTCAACCCCGGCCACGAGCGTGAACAGGACTATTACCTCGACGTCGCGGACGTCATCGCCGGCGACACGGTCTGGCATACCGAAGACCACTACCTCGACCTGGTGGTCCACGCCGGGGATCGAACCGAGCTGGTCGACGTCGACGAACTGCTCGAGGCGCACCGGCAGGGCCTGCTTAGCGCCGAGACGGCCGAGGCGGCCATCCGGCGGGCCGTGGGCGCCGTCGAGGGCCTGGCCCGGCACGACCACGACCTGACCGCGTGGCTGGCCTCCCAGGGCCTGGACATCTTCTGGCCCACACCCAACAGGTAA